From a region of the Lactuca sativa cultivar Salinas chromosome 4, Lsat_Salinas_v11, whole genome shotgun sequence genome:
- the LOC111908962 gene encoding patatin-like protein 1: MTTEITTTTTTTSIRNRPPNTGNLITVLSIDGGGIRGIIPGVILEYLELQLQDLDGDEARLVDYFDVIAGTSTGALIAVMLTAPDENNKPFYAAKDIVPFYLENTPKIFKQIGGPFAGIIKLLKALVGPKYNGKYLKTLLTGLLGTTKLSQTLTNVVIPTFDIRDMQPVVFSSYQVPREPTTDALLSDICMGTSAAPTYLPAHYFQNGDREFNLIDGGVAANNPSLVAIAEVTRQVMKEDPNFIPISPLDYGRYLVISLGTGTEKQAPKYDAKTAAKWGVLGWMVNNGSAPLIDSFQQASADLVVFHNNVVFEALNSTNSYLRIQDETLTGDLASVDVATTQNLNNLVDVGKGLLDKPVSRVNSDTGVFEVLPDGGTNREALKKLAKQLSDERKLREANCTAQEVLE, translated from the exons ATGACAACCGAaatcacaacaacaacaacaacaacctccATTAGAAACCGGCCTCCAAATACTGGAAATCTCATAACTGTTCTTTCTATCGATGGCGGAGGCATCAGAGGTATCATCCCTGGTGTCATTCTCGAGTATCTCGAATTACAGCTTCAG GACTTAGACGGAGATGAAGCAAGATTAGTGGATTACTTTGACGTCATTGCTGGAACAAGCACAGGTGCTCTAATAGCAGTTATGCTAACGGCTCCAGACGAAAACAACAAACCTTTTTATGCTGCTAAAGACATCGTTCCATTTTATCTTGAAAATACCCCGAAGATTTTCAAACAAATCGG AGGGCCATTTGCTGGGATTATAAAGCTGTTGAAGGCGTTGGTAGGGCCAAAGTACAATGGAAAGTATCTTAAAACCCTCCTAACAGGCTTACTAGGAACCACGAAGCTGAGTCAGACATTGACTAACGTTGTCATACCTACTTTTGACATAAGGGATATGCAACCTGTGGTGTTTAGTTCATATCAG GTGCCAAGAGAGCCTACCACAGATGCGCTATTATCAGATATTTGCATGGGTACGTCTGCAGCACCGACGTATCTCCCTGCCCATTACTTTCAGAACGGTGATCGTGAGTTTAACCTTATTGATGGTGGAGTTGCAGCTAATAACCCG TCATTGGTTGCGATAGCTGAAGTGACAAGGCAAGTTATGAAAGAAGATCCAAATTTTATCCCAATCTCACCTCTCGATTATGGGAGATATCTCGTGATATCGTTAGGGACTGGAACCGAGAAGCAAGCACCTAAATACGATGCGAAAACGGCTGCAAAATGGGGTGTGCTTGGGTGGATGGTCAATAATGGTTCGGCTCCATTGATAGATTCTTTCCAGCAAGCGAGTGCTGATTTGGTCGTTTTTCATAACAATGTTGTCTTTGAAGCCCTCAATTCCACTAATAGTTATCTACGAATTCAG GATGAAACATTGACCGGAGACTTGGCTTCGGTGGATGTTGCGACAACTCAAAATTTGAACAATTTGGTCGATGTTGGCAAAGGTTTGCTAGATAAGCCAGTTTCTCGGGTGAATTCCGATACAGGGGTATTCGAAGTGCTCCCGGATGGTGGTACAAACCGTGAAGCATTGAAAAA GCTTGCTAAACAGCTCTCGGATGAACGAAAACTAAGGGAGGCAAATTGTACAGCACAGGAAGTGCTTGAGTGA